The genomic DNA TCATATTGGCCAAGACGAGGTGTTGCCGCGTAATCATTCGCACGGACTTGGCGAAGGAATCTGCCGCCGAGGGGTCACTAAGATCAGTAAGAAATATTAACAGCGCGCGCCGACGCAGTCGCATACGCAGGAAGCTAAAGAGCTCGTCAAAATCCGGCGTCGTGCGGTCGGACTGTAGATCGAACAAGGCGTCCTGCACACACTGCTGGTGCCCACGGCCTGAGCTGGCGCGCAGATAATTCGTCACTTGGTGGGAAAATGTCACGAGGCCGAACAAATCGCCCTGCCGGCCCGCCACCAGATTGAGGATGCTCGTTACAGTTAAAAATCGCTCCAGCGCGCTCTCGTCGGGGCCGCCGTTTTGCCCCTCAGCCACGATGCGACCGGACAGGCGTGAGTGATCGACGATCAGGTATATTTCGCGCGTGCGCTCGATCTGGTAAGTCTTGGTAACGGGCTCATTCCGCTTGGCGGTGGCCTTCCAGTGGATGTCCATCATGCTGTCGCCGGGCAAATATTCCCGCAGTTGCTCGTAGTCGCGCCCCTGCCCCATGATGCGCTGGATGTGCGTGCCGATCGTTCCGCGGTTGAGAAAAAGGTTCGCTAGCTGCTGCCGGTCGCGGCGCAAGTTCGGATAGACGCGGATCTCTGCCTTGGTCGGGAAGACATGGCGAAAGGTCCACAAGCCAAAGCGTGAAGCCGTTTCCGCATACACCGCATCCACATGGTAAATGCCACGGCGGCGGGGCGTGACCGGCCAAAGCGTGCTCCAGAATTCACCGTCCTGATCCAGGCGGATCGGTAGTTTATCCTCTGTCGGCTCCAGGCTCTGATC from Cerasicoccus sp. TK19100 includes the following:
- a CDS encoding DUF58 domain-containing protein gives rise to the protein MKFAPTNRLVLFAALLCPAALLAPMNGGLLAICAVLYALLFVFALVDWLAGRKLLRDIRVEAAAVTRMSLGNPGKVELFIRREGADEAVFQLALGLDQSLEPTEDKLPIRLDQDGEFWSTLWPVTPRRRGIYHVDAVYAETASRFGLWTFRHVFPTKAEIRVYPNLRRDRQQLANLFLNRGTIGTHIQRIMGQGRDYEQLREYLPGDSMMDIHWKATAKRNEPVTKTYQIERTREIYLIVDHSRLSGRIVAEGQNGGPDESALERFLTVTSILNLVAGRQGDLFGLVTFSHQVTNYLRASSGRGHQQCVQDALFDLQSDRTTPDFDELFSFLRMRLRRRALLIFLTDLSDPSAADSFAKSVRMITRQHLVLANMIVGEEIGPLFRPKVEPRSAEDIYGLLSGHLRWHGLSELSRNLRQGGVDLALLPENNLAVEIVNQYLRVKQRQLI